In Patagioenas fasciata isolate bPatFas1 chromosome 11, bPatFas1.hap1, whole genome shotgun sequence, the following proteins share a genomic window:
- the SLITRK2 gene encoding SLIT and NTRK-like protein 2: protein MLKGVWLLNLLIVAGISQTESRKPAKDICSKSRCPCEEKENVLNINCENKGFTTVSLLLPPPSKIYQLFLNGNALTRLFPNEFVNYSNAVTLHLGNNDMQEIRTGAFSGLRTLKRLHLNNNKLEVLKEDTFLGLESLEYLQADYNYISAIEAGAFSKLNKLKVLILNDNLLLSLPSNVFRFVLLTHLDLRGNRLKMMPFAGVLEHIGGIMEIQLEENPWNCTCDLLPLKAWLDTITVFVGEIVCETPFRLHGKDVTQLTRQDLCPRKSSGDSNQREKHPVLSDPHISRLSPTANSAINPTRAPKASRPPKTRNRPTPRVTVSKDRQIFGPIMVYQTKSPVPITCPAGCICTSQSSDNGLNVNCQEKKISNISDLHPRPTSPKKLYLTSNYLQVIYRTDLIEYSSLDLLHLGNNRIAVIQEGAFRNLTSLRRLYLNGNYLEILYPSMFDGLHSLQYLYLEYNVIKEILPRTFDALSNLHLLFLNNNLLRSLPDKVFGGTSLTRLNLRNNHFSHLPVRGVLDQLSALIQIDLQENPWDCTCDILGLRNWIEQVTNQNNQQSNPPVVINEVICESPAKHSGQHLKFLSKAAICPENPNMSDSSLFSMNQNTDTPHLLGVSPSSYPEIHTEVPLSVLILGLLVVFILSVCFGAGLFVFVLKRRKGVQSMPSSANNLDISSFQLQYGSYNTETHDKTEGHVYNYIPPPVGQMCQNPIYMQKEGDPVAYYRNLHEFSYSNLDHKKEDPTSLAFTISAAELLEKQSSPREPELLYQNIAERVKELPTGGLVHYNFCTLPKRQFAPSYESRRQNQDRINKTVLYGTPRKYFAEQSKPEHPLLQGKLQTEPDYLEVLEKQTAISQL, encoded by the coding sequence ATGCTGAAGGGTGTTTGGTTGCTCAATTTGTTAATAGTGGCTGGGATCTCGCAGACAGAGAGTCGCAAACCTGCCAAAGACATTTGCAGCAAGAGCCGCTGCCCTTGTGAGGAAAAGGAGAACGTGCTGAACATTAATTGTGAAAACAAAGGATTTACAACTGTCAGCCTCCTCCTGCCACCACCGTCCAAGATCTACCAGCTGTTTCTCAACGGGAACGCGCTGACCCGCCTGTTCCCCAATGAGTTCGTCAACTACTCCAATGCCGTGACCCTCCACTTGGGCAACAACGACATGCAGGAGATCCGCACAGGGGCCTTCAGCGGCCTTCGTACCCTCAAGAGGCTGCACCTCAATAACAACAAGCTGGAAGTGCTGAAGGAGGACACGTTCCTGGGCTTGGAGAGTCTGGAGTACCTGCAGGCTGATTACAATTACATCAGTGCTATTGAGGCTGGGGCCTTCAGCAAGCTAAAcaagctcaaggtgctgattcTCAATGACAACCTGCTGCTGTCTCTGCCCAGCAATGTCTTCCGCTTCGTGCTCCTCACTCATCTGGACCTGCGAGGGAACCGGCTGAAAATGATGCCTTTTGCTGGTGTGCTAGAGCACATTGGAGGCATCATGGAAATCCAGCTGGAGGAAAACCCTTGGAACTGCACCTGCGACTTGTTGCCGCTCAAGGCCTGGCTAGATACCATCACCGTGTTTGTGGGCGAGATAGTTTGCGAAACCCCCTTCAGGCTTCATGGGAAAGATGTGACCCAGCTCACCAGGCAAGATCTCTGCCCTAGGAAAAGCTCCGGTGATTCAAACCAGAGGGAAAAACACCCTGTTCTCTCAGACCCACACATCTCGAGGCTATCACCCACAGCCAACTCTGCCATCAATCCCACCAGAGCCCCAAAAGCCAGCCGGCCACCCAAAACCAGGAACCGCCCCACACCTCGTGTCACTGTTTCAAAAGACAGACAAATATTCGGACCTATCATGGTTTACCAGACAAAGTCTCCCGTGCCCATCACCTGCCCAGCTGGCTGCATCTGTACTTCACAGAGCTCAGACAACGGCTTAAATGTGAACTGCCAAGAGAAAAAGATAAGTAACATCTCTGATCTCCACCCTAGGCCCACCAGTCCAAAGAAACTTTACCTTACCAGTAACTATCTGCAAGTCATTTATAGAACCGATCTCATAGAGTACAGCTCTCTGGATTTGCTACATCTAGGAAATAACAGAATTGCAGTGATACAAGAAGGTGCCTTTAGAAACCTCACAAGTTTACGTAGACTTTATCTTAATGGCAACTACCTTGAGATTCTGTACCCATCCATGTTTGACGGGCTGCACAGCCTGCAATATCTTTACCTAGAGTACAATGTCATTAAGGAGATCCTGCCACGCACCTTTGATGCTCTGAGTAATCTTCATCTGTTATTTCTCAATAACAACCTGCTCAGATCCTTGCCCGACAAAGTCTTTGGCGGCACTTCCCTCACAAGACTCAACCTTAGAAACAACCATTTCTCACACCTGCCTGTGAGAGGAGTCTTGGACCAGCTCTCAGCTCTAATTCAGATAGACCTTCAGGAGAACCCTTGGGACTGCacatgtgacatcctgggactgaGGAACTGGATAGAGCAAGTCACTaaccagaacaaccagcagtCAAATCCCCCCGTGGTTATCAATGAAGTCATATGCGAGTCTCCTGCCAAGCACTCTGGACAGCATCTGAAATTCCTGAGCAAAGCAGCCATTTGCCCAGAGAACCCCAACATGTCAGACTCGTCTCTCTTCTCCATGAACCAGAACACAGATACACCCCATCTCCTTGGTGTGTCACCCAGCTCCTATCCAGAAATACACACCGAAGTTCCGCTGTCCGTCTTAATTTTAGGCTTGCTGGTTGTGTTTATTTTGTCAGTCTGTTTTGGGGCAGGCCTGTTTGTCTTTGTCCTTAAGCGCCGGAAGGGGGTGCAAAGTATGCCCAGCAGCGCAAACAACTTAGATATAAGTTCGTTTCAGCTCCAGTACGGGTCTTACAACACTGAGACCCATGATAAAACTGAAGGACACGTTTATAACTACATTCCCCCTCCCGTTGGacagatgtgccaaaacccaaTCTACATGCAAAAGGAAGGGGATCCAGTTGCCTATTACAGGAATCTCCATGAGTTTAGCTATAGCAATCTTGACCACAAAAAAGAAGACCCCACCAGTCTTGCATTTACAATCAGTGCAGCTGAATTACTGGAAAAGCAATCCTCGCCAAGGGAACCAGAGCTTCTGTATCAAAACATTGCAGAAAGGGTCAAAGAACTCCCCACCGGAGGATTAGTTCATTATAACTTTTGCACCTTACCCAAAAGGCAGTTTGCTCCTTCATATGAATCAAGgcgccaaaaccaggacaggataAATAAAACTGTTTTATATGGAACTCCcaggaaatattttgcagaacAGTCTAAACCCGAGCATCCTTTACTCCAAGGAAAGCTACAAACAGAACCAGACTACCTCGAAGTTCTGGAAAAACAAACTGCGATCAGCCAgctgtga